The Falco rusticolus isolate bFalRus1 chromosome 4, bFalRus1.pri, whole genome shotgun sequence genome includes the window gatgggggcggggggcgggggggctgcccaCGCCGTGTGCCTTGTTCTGCTTCTGCGGCGGGTCCCGGGGCGACacctccccccttcccctcgATGTTTGTAGTAATAAACCCGTGGAGCAGGCACTTGTGCCGTGCGTCGTGGGCGGGGCGAaagggcggggggcgggggcgaaagggcggggggcgggggcaaAAGGGCGGGGGGCGGGACTACGGAGCGGAGAGGCGCGGCCTCTTTGCCCGCCTCTTTCCCGGCGTGCAGTTCGGCGCCGTCTCCCCCCCAGCCTCGCTGTGATTGGCCGCAGGCGCCGACAGCCCTGGTGCGGCAGTTTCCTAATGTGGCGAGCGACGCGGGCGGTGGCGCCCGCTCTTATTGGTCGCCCGTCGCTATTGGCCGCCCAACCGAGGGCGGGCGCGGGGGTTGGCGGGTTCTGCCGAGCGCCCATTGGCCCGGCGGCGCGCGGCGCGCAGCTACTGGCTCTGACGGCCGCCGGTCTCGCCCCTCGCTCGGCGTCGGCGCGACGCGTGCGCGGAGCGGGctcccggggcgggcggcgagGCGATGGCGGCCATGGGGGCGATGGCGGCCATGGGGGCGCTGCCCGCCATGGGagcgctgccgccgctgccgaCGCTGGGGGTACCGGGCGTGCCCGAGCTGAAGCCGCTGACGCGGTACGAGGCCATGCGGCTGGGCCCGGGCTGGAGCCACTCGTGCCACGCCATGCTGTACGCGCCCAACCCGGGCATGCTGTTCGGCCGCATCCCGCTGCGCTACGCCGTGCTGGtgagggggcgggcggggggagcggggccggggccgggggcgggcgggcccaCGGGCTGGGGCGGGCCGCGGGCTGCGGGGGAGGCGGGCTGAGGGCTGGCGGCTGGGGGTGTCGGTAGTTGGCGGTTGCAGGGCGGTAGCGTCAGGCTGGGTCGCGGCGGGGAGAGCCCCCGggcccctccccccgcctccccggcGGTGCGGGCCCCGCCTGGGCTCCCGGGGCCGCGGCGAGCTCTCGGAGACGGTGTCGGTGAACGGTCCTGGATGCGCCGGAGCTGGTAGGGCCGCGCCAGAGCGGCCGGGAGCCCTCCCCACGCTCCTCCGCCCCCGCGGAGGCCTCCGCGGCGCCGGGCCTGGGCGCCCGCGGCCCCCCTCGCCCCCTCGCTGTGCCCCATTAACGCCATGCGCCTCTATTGCAGATGCAGATGCGATTTGACGGACTACTGGGCTTTCCCGGGGGGTTCGTGGATCGCCGTTACTGGTCCCTGGAGGACGGTCTGAATCGGGTGCTGGGCTTGGGTTTGGGCTGTGTGCGCCTGACGGAAGCTGACTATCTGTGCTCGCACCTGACAGAGGGGCCACATCGAGTGGTGGCACACTTCTACGCCAGGCAGCTGACCCTGGAGGAGCTGCATACCATCGAGATCAGCGCGGTGCATTCCCGAGACCACGGGCTGGAGGTGGGACATCCAGGGAGGGGGTGTGTAGAGCTCTGAGCGTTAGATCCAGGGAAGACGCAGCTTCCCTCCTAGGTCTGCTGGGCTGCCGTCTCTCGCAGCCCAGCGGGGGAATGCACCGCATGTAGAGCTGTCGGCGGCGAGTGCCACGCACAGCCCCGTAGCACTGGCGTTAGGAGGTCAGGCTCTCGGCTGGGGTTGTGTCTCAGGCTCTGGAGTGTAGcgagctccagctccagcctttCCTGGTGACTGCCCACGTAGGGAAGAGCCCTATTAACCCGCTCAGCCTTGGGACGCGGCTGAGGTCCGTCTCGCATCCTGGTGGgcatctccccctgccctgggctgagTAACCTGGACCGGAATCGCGACCCTCGCTGTGGTGATGTGTTGCTCTAACCCCAGTTCTCCCTGGCTTGCACGGAGGCGGTGCGGGAGGCAGCCTTCCTCCCGGGTAGCTGGGTTCGGCTGATGCCTTGGGGTAGAGCGTAAGAGGGAGGGTCTCCCTGCGCGCCCACGAGGCGCTCGGCAGGTCTTGGCAGCTGCGTGAAGGGAGGCACTTGGCTCTGGGTTGTGGCGTGGCTGAGGGGCATGCGTGGGCAAGCCACGGTGTCCCCACGgaggggaaagcagggctcccCATAGCGGCCTGGGGCAGTGGGATCCCCCcaaaggggcaggagggggaacAGAGCCGGGGCTGGGCGCAGGGGGCTGGCCAGGGGGAGCAGTGGCCTGGTGTGGCTCTGGGAGGGGCAGTGCAGGGGCTTCAGCTgggctgagggcaggcaggccagggcaggcaggctggggcaggggtcgGTGGGGCAGGGGTCggtgagggagggaggggcAGGATtgggcaggtggggaggggCAGGATCGGGCAGGTGGCGAGGGGAAGGATCCGGCAAGTGGGGCTGGGCCATGGGCTGGCGGGGTGCTGGGGTGAGGGTGTGGGGGCAGagggtggggcgggggggggctggtgtTGCCGTGggctctgctgagctgtgctctATGCTGTTGCAGGTGATGGGCATGGTCCGTGTCCCTCTCTACACCCAGAAGGACCGCATGGGCGGGCTGCCCAACTTCCTGGGCAACTCCTTCGTTGGAACCGCCAAATTCCAGCTACTCTTTGCCCTGAAGATCTTGAACATGGTGCCGGAGGAGAAGCTGGCCGAGGCGGTGGCTGCCACGCAGAAGCCGAAGAAGCCGGCCATTgaccaggcagcagcagtgacaggaaACCCGCCTGCCACTAAGCCCTCGAACGAGCTGGCGATGCCCGCTAAAACAGGCAACGAATTGGCAGAGAGGGCCGAGAACCAGGCAGCTGCGCAGGCAGCCGCCGAGCAGGCAGTGGCCGGGCTGCAGAGCCACGTTgtggcagagcagctggtggctgtgccggTGGCCGAGGCAGTGGAGCagccggcggggctgggggcagatgCTGTGGCAGAGCAGCCCGTGGCTGAGCCGATGGAGTGATGCCTGCTGCATTTGTGCTTGATTAAAAGTGGGTGAGACTAGAGACTTCTAACTTTCCGACCCGTCGctggctgcagttgctgccCACGCAATTCTACTGCCCAGCCGggagggtttgggtttgtttgaaGCCGGGGAAAGCGATGTATTTTTATGGCCATTAAACTCTAGTGAGCTTCCCAGATCAACCTGCACAGCCCCCTGCAGAGAGTTCATGTCTTATGTCAGGGCACCGAAGCCTTAGAATTATGCTTTTGATTTCAGGGACGTGCTGCTGCCGTCGGGTCCCCGTTTCATTTTTAAGGAACAAAATggcatcttttttaaaatgctccaTGTTGACTTGGACACAGCTGTGGACGCAGTGGACGCAGCTGAGGGAACGGGGCTGCTGGTCAAGCACCCCTGCCAGCGTCAGTGGAAGGGGCTCCCCTCCGCTGGTGCTGTGTGGCCGGGCTctgggtgctgtgccatgccgtgAATTCCCTCTGGGACGTAGTGGGGGTGCTCGTGTGGGTTTCTGCCTGGAGATCTGTGGGAGCATGAAAGTGGAATAAATGGCTTTGCTGAATGCTTCGCGGTCAGGATCATTCTTGACAGCTGGCACAGAGCCTGCGGCGACCCAGAGCTTTAGGGGTGCAGGGGCAGTGCTGTGCCTGTCGGTTCCCTTTGCCGCAGGGCTTTGCCCGCTGCTGTGTGCGACTGTGCCAGGGTGAGAAGCTGGAGGCGAAGGGCAAGGCTgggccctgctgcaggcactgggggctggcagggtgcGGGCTAGCACGGCGTGCTGCGCCGCTGCAAACCGGTTAAGCTTTTGCCGCTGGGCTACTGCAGAATGGCTTCGTGTGCCCAGCAGCCTCTGGGGGTAAGTGGTATGTCAGCGCCCCACCTGGGCAcgggctgggtgggcagggggcttcGTCCTGTCTGTACTACTACTGGGGCAGCCAGCGAGaagcctgcagctgcacagggcCCTGGCCTCCccgtccccccaccccagctggcGGGAGGCATTTCAGCTGAGCCTTTGTAAAATCCTTCACCCATccagcagcccctctgcaaCAGGGCAGGGTCTGCgctggaggagctgctccccctgctccagcctttGGCCTGGCCCTGCGGTCACCCAGCACTGGTCACCCTGCTCATCCTGTGTAGTGGCAGAGCACAAGGCCAGGTGAAGGTGCCTGAGCAGCCGCTGAGGCAGGCTCCCGCACAGAGGGACAAACGACTCGGAAAAGAGGTTTGGTTTAATTGAAGACATTTAGAGAGGCTGGCGGTGATAGCACGCTCCTCAATAAATAAGGGGCTACGAGGTGGGGATGTGGCCGATGCCTCGGAGGACGGGGTGGCAGAAGGACACAGACCAGTCACAGCTTCCCTCGGGATGTGCTCAAGTTCCGCAGCAGCGGAGTTGGGCTGTGTAACgggcagaagagaaagctgggGGAAGGTCAGTCCCAGGCaatcagcagagaaagagatACATTCTGGTCCAGAGAAAGCAAGTGCTGAGGAAAACCAGGGGCTTGAGTTCCTAAAGAAACTCATGCAAACCAATAGATGTGTTTAAAATGTggttaagcaaaaaaaaaaaaaaaaaaaaaaaaaaaaaagcccaaaaccaaAGAGTGGTAACACAAATGAGGCTGGAAGGGGGCTTCAGGTCTCCCCCGGGAAAGCACTGTGGCTAGGAGGGGCTGCAGTAGCCCCTGCCCCACCTCCCCTGCCAGCTGAGCTGCGAGAGGGGCACCGGGGACAACAGGGACAGCTGAAGCCTCGCAGCCAGCACCTCAGCAACACACgcaggcagagctgcttggCATGAGGTTGGGCAGAGGAGCACGGCCAGGGCACCCGCTGGAGGCAGCCGAGCCCCCACGGTGAGGGGGTGGCAGCCGGAGCCCGGCCGAAGGGCCCAGCCAGCTCCATGGCGCTGGGGGGAGGCACAGGGTGCCCGGGGCTGCCCACGACTGCTCAGCCAAGCCCTCGGCCGCACTGCTCGTCTGCCCACGCTGCTCGCAGGCAGGAGCGCGCAGCCCTGCAGAGGTGAGCTCTGGGGGCAGTGGGCTGCAAACCCACCAAGtgagcagctcctctcccaccctGTGGCCCAGCTAAATGCCGAGCGGCGCCTCAGCTGATCCTGCGAGCTTCAGCCCCAGCTCGGcgtgcagctgcctgccccactgccctTCCTCTGCCACAAAACCGCGTCCCTCCAGCCTGAACTCGACTGCTGCATGCAGGGCAGGGGCcgcagcctggcacccagcacagcaccactTGCGCATCTAAACTGACCGGGAACCAGAGACCTGTGGGCTGGAAGGAGCCTCCGGAGCGCTCTGCTCCGGCAGCCGCGCGGCGGTCAGCCCTGGCTTCCTTGGGCTTGAAGGTCCCCAAGGATGGACCATCCTCAGGGAGACACCTTTTTACCTGGTGTCAAACAGCCACTGAGCCAGACCTCTGAGTCCCCGGAGAGGGACCAGCACCTCCCAGCAGAGCACCAGAACAGGGTACGTGCCACCCCTGGGGCCGGAGCGATCTGCTCCCGGCATCCGGCCATGGGGGAAGCGGCGCTCACTGAGGCTTGCTGCGCCAGAGCCACCGCCGAGCTGAGCGGCAGCACACTGTGCCAGCGCCGCGGCGGCAGAGGGCACAGCTAGTCCCAGCCACCCTTCTCGGGAACCAGCAAGCTCACCTCCTGCACCCTTTTACTAATGAACTGCCACCTCAGGGGTTACAGACACTGACGTGACTGCAAGACCTTAACGCGCCTTCTCTCCCTTCTAAGCCTGACGTGTGTTGTGTCAGCCTCAGGTCCTGCCCGTGCCCGCTGCCAGGGCCGGCACTGCCTGCGCGTGGAGGCGATGCACCCGCTCTGGCTCAGGCCTCCTTTGCTCAGGTCCCAGTTTCAAAATAAGGGGAACAAGGAACATGGCGCTGAGCAGGGGAAGGGCCTCAGCCGGGGAAGGGGCTTTGCCAGGGGAACCCGGCAGGGCGCAGGAACACCTGCACCTCCGACAcgtgcctgggctgggggagctgcagaGACTCCCAACTTCAAAGCAAAGCACTCACCCGACCTCGCTCCAAGGCGCAGAAGGGTCCCCggcctggctgcagcacacTGGCACATCGGGGCCTCTGCGCAGGCAGGACATAACCGTGCCCAGTCACCGCGGggtcctgcagccagggcacgGCTGCGCAGCTGTGGGGACACTGCCCGCTGGCACAGCCCCGGGGGCGCCTGGGCTACAGCCTGAAGCACACCgctgagcagctggggggcTTCTCTTCAGCAAGGAAAAGCTGTCGTGATCTGTACACAGATCTCATCCCTAAAGATCCTGCAAGAGTCCAGCCCCGGTGCCGAGGGAGGGTGCATGCAGCGGAGGGGAagggctctggctgcagcagtggctcTACACCCgcagctcccctgccctgctaCATTCCAACTTGGACAAAGGCAGAAAGATCTATAcagtattatatatatatatatatatttcactATGAAATAGCAATTTCATTCCCTGCCTTCTACTTGATGCATCCTGAATTAGATGCTTCTGTTTAAGTCACTCCAGACAGCTAGCGGGGCTGGGTGCTTTCTCATGCGAGGCAGTTGCCCTCCCTGGAAGTTACCCGCAGGAAGCAGCTGACTTGGCAGGACCCAGACATGATCCTCGCTCCGCTTCCCCTCGCCCagctcctcccttccctgcaaCAAGGGCATGACTGTATGTTCTGCCAGCAGCGGCCTGCCAGGGCTCTTAGGGCTCACTGACCCGGCTGGCCAGCGCAGACTCGTTAACCTCATTCACGCCGCTTTCTGTAGCCATGGTGCGGAAGCGGCATCCGAGCCCCTCTACGCCACGTATAGAAATGGGAGCAAACCAGAGGCAAGGGAAGTGGCGGGGACAGTGCAACATGCACACAGACCGGTGATGCAAAGGGCCCTCAGCTACGGCACAGCCCAGACACCTCGCACGAGCCAGGCCTGCCTGGGCAGCGCTCAGGCTCCAGGCCACGGGGGTAAGTCAGGGCTGCAGCCCGACAAGTGGGAAGTCTGCCAAATCTCGGGCGACCTGTGGAACAAGGAGTCCCGTCCAGGGGCTGGGTCACTGACCAAGAGCCGTCATCCCTGGAATCAGTGCAGAGCCGGATGGTTCAGGAGATGAAAGGAAGAACAATcctatggaaagaaaagagggtGGCTGGCTTAGGGAAGCCAGGTGTTACAGGTCCCTTCAAGCGTACTGGGGAGCCACCGTCCTGAAGACCTTGTTTTCAGAGATGTGCAATGCACCTGGTGGCAAACAGGCTACCAGTGACCGAGCTGGGGAAAGAGCGAGGACTCAGTCACTCTGGGCCTTGCAAGCTGGTccaacagctgggaaaaggagagagacagCAGGGACAGGTTCCATCTGCTGTCAGGCTCTGGCCTCAATTAAACTGCATCAGAGTTCAAATTCCCTTCAAATGAAACCAGTAGGAGTTTGGCCGCCAGCTGCAGACTGGTGCACAGCGATGCCCCAGACACCCTGCACGGcagctcacccagcagcagagcGGCAGCTTCGGCAGCCCTTGCTCGAGGATGCTCTCAGCTGCCCCAGGAAAGCGGCCCTGGGGCGTCGCTGGCAGCCTCGGGCAGAGAAGGGAGCTTTCTCCCGGGTACCAACCTTTGCTTTTTGTACATCTTCTGATCCAGTCACATCGTCCGGCTATATTCAATGCCGCTCTTGGCGGAAATGCCAGACCAGggcagaaggctgcagagaaGGCTCTGGGCTTGTCGATATATCCTCTGGGGAATTGAACACGGGCTCAGGCTGGCTAGCGTTGATCCAATGTGCTGTAGGTAGTCAGTAGCCATCAGTTAAGGACAGCAACATTTACACCGTAACTTAAGAAATAACTTAAAATACTCCCTAGAGACCCTATGACACAGtgaaagctgctctgctccGTTAGGCAGACCTGCTCCTTGTATTAATTGCCTGCTCTTTTCTATCAAAAGCAGGTCTGCTTTGCACTGTAAAAGATGGCAGTTTGGGAATGCTGGCTCCAGCGAGTGTGGGAAATACCTCCTCTAAGCTGCCAGTTCCCTTTGCACTCCACAGCAAGTTCCTGTGGGCATGGCAATCCATCCACCTGCCTGGAGAGGTTTGGACTGACTGAGCTACCCCCCAGGAAAGATCAAGTTTCTTCTCCATGATCCAGTGACCTGAAAAAAACTCTAAAGTcaggctgagagcagcctgCTGAGATCCAGGCCAGGCCAGGGTCACAGGGGATCCTAGGTCACAGGAAGCCCAAGGGCTCTTCTGCCATGGTCCTGGCCAAATCCTGCACCCCACAAGCCAAAGCACGCCTAGCACTTTGGCTTAACACCAGCATTTGCTATCACTGGCATCAAGCTTGCTCCAACTTAAAATTCAATGTACTGTCTGACACTGCCTCCCTGAACTGTTCCCAGCGGAGTCAGGGGACGAACAGGTCACCGTCAAACCCCTCTAACATCACCTTTCTTCCAGCTTCAGGTTAAACTCTCATCCAGGCAGGCATCCATCCCCACACCTCGCCAGTTTACACTTTGCTGGATTGCTACTGTTAACCCAAAACACTGTGTGATGCCTGCTGGGCGTGCTCTGCTGGCTAATCAGACTGAAAGTAAAGGATATAAGATTGTCCAGGGTGGATGCCCGCCATTGATGTACAGGACATAGGTAAAGCCATCTTTGAGGACCCCTCTGATGGAATAATAATAGGGAAGATAGTGGTGCTGTTTAAAGTCTCTGTTTTCATAGAAGTTTATTGCTGTGTTGTTAGTGGTGAGGACGTGCAGGTAGATGGCTTTGCAGTGATCCTGGGCAGTCGTTGATATGTGGTCTTTTAAACTTTCAAGCAAGAGCGAACCTgttgaaggaaaaagcagcaggatcACGCAGTGCAGCTGCCATCTCAGGGTTCATAGGGCCCAGCCGAGATCTCCTGCACCCAGTGTCTAAGCAGCAAGTGCTGCACACGCTTGAAGACCCCAGATCCCACCCAGTTCTCACTGACCCTCTTGATGAATTTAACAGGACCACTGTACAGGGGTTTAATACAAATCTCATCTCACCTATGAGCAAAAGCAGATTCTATTCTTCACAAAGCAGATTTTATAAAGATACAAACTTCTGATTCAATAACCATAAAGATGAGCCAGACAACGGGAATCTGACAGTAATGCCCAAACCCACCCAGCCAAGCAGCTCTAATGTTTGGGAAGGTCAGCGAGTCATTTTCAGTGGCATCAGTTCCAccacatttctttattttacagcCATTTAGAACAAGCAGAGTGTCAAAACAGGACTTCACAAGCAGACTATTGTATTGTGTCTGCTGAACTGAAATTAAGCTCTGAAGACTGGTAGGATTTTAAGATTCCTTCTAAGGAGGACAGCTGAGGTATAGCCTTATTCAACCTGGATTTGCTGCAGCTACTAGTCAGCAGGAGAAACCAGAGAAGGGCACAGAGGATACTCCAGCCCCGAAAGACAAAGGCTGGGGGTTCATCCAAACCAACTCTACCTGGCAGAGTAGAACCCAGCAGAACCTGCAGGACAACTTCTTCCACCAGGTGTGGTACCAACAGGCTAAAGAAGTAGCTTGGctaacacaaacacacagatgaGATCCGTGCTGCTATTTCACAATCCCCAGGGCAGGTAAGACTTTCAGCAGGACCCACAGGATTTCAGAGCAGAAGTCAACAGCACTGACTTCATTGTCACTTGATACTGGGTGAGAATTTATATCAGCCAAGAACAAAAAGACAACGAGAGACATCAACAGGAGAGTGGTTTAATTTTGTTACGAGATGTTCCACTCTTCTATCTCACAGAAATCCTAGTGCCCTCTGGTTTAAGAATAACAGAGAACTGAAAACCAAAGCCTTTTAATGTCTGCCAGAGAAAAATCAGGGCTTTAGCGCTTAGAAGTATACCTGGGGTGAAAAGCCTCCTGCATGAAAGACTTCAGCTTCAAACACAAGTAGAAAAACTCTCAAGAGAAAGgtctctgaaaaagcagcagcatgcagcagcTTCTCTAGGTTGTTCTGCTACAGGTACGAGTCCAAAGTTTTTGAGAGTGCACAGCAACATGCTGTACAGATGTAATGGATACAGGAAATATTGatactgaaaggagaaaattccAGCAAGATGGAGCTGTTAAAAAGATCATTAGGATTTGGAAACTGAAAGGATactcaccaccaccacaattTCACAGAACAGAAGACCCCTTTACAACCTCCTGTGACCATTATTCTGTGctagtattttcttctctgtataGAAATACCTATCTCCAGTAGCATTTCAATGCAAGCTTTAAATACAGGGCTCTCACTGACGACTCTTCTGGTCATTTATGTATCCCACCAGCCTGTACCTTTCTAAACATGACTGACAGAGAAGGGAGGACTGGAAGATgagctatatatatatatatattttttttttttgtatgtatctCCAGTGAAGAGACTCCAGGTGGGCAACACTGGGTCACGCTGCCAAACCTGGCCTGTTTCCTTTTGCAGACCAAAGATACAGATCATTCTTGAAATTACACCACAAGGGCACTTGATGACAAAACACATCCTGCTCTAAACAGAGGTAAACCCTTCTGACTGCAGAATTTTCAAATGGCTGCAGAATTGCTGCATGTTGCAGCAGGCATTCGTGCTGACTTTTGCACGCATTTGACAGATTTAATCAGGTCCAAGTTACACACTTTTTCCAGTTCcctttgtctttttctaaaCGTTTGTTCTATCTGTTGAAGTCGAAAGGTtaaaagcagctgtattttctgcctCAGGGACCAGGCTTCTGATGCccatgaaataaaactgtttcaaaCCCTGCTCCAGAGTGAAGTCCTAGCACTTTCAGTCAGTCTCAGCAGCAGGAGTGCAAGTTTTTTGTGTGCTCAGCTGTCTCCTGGGAACAAGATGGGCAAAGCCTCGTGCTCTTTGGAAATACCTGCACATTGAGTTGTGCCTACACCAATAAAGATAGGTCAGTGCACCTGCACTAACACCAAGAAGGGGATGCAAGTGCATCGCCTTCCCAATTGCTCATACAAATCACCAACAAGCTTATCTCAAAAGGTGAAATGGTGGAGCTCCTTCAGTCATGCCCGCTAGCCATGCATGgcaaacaacagcaacagagTTGTCACTCAGCAGCACCTTACCTATTCCATGTTTTCTGAACTCCTTCACCACTCCAAGACTTAGGATGTAAGCAACTTGAGTGTCCACAGGAAAATTGGAAGCTAGGATGTCTCCATCCTGAGTAGAGATATGACAAGTTATTTAGGAGGATACGTGGGGGTCACAGGAGAAAGCCAGAATCCTGTACTGGAACATCTGAAAACAAGGCTACAgcagaaaacttttcttcacTGAACAGCCTTAGCTGAAGCTTCTGCAAAGGATGTgggtagttaaaaaaaaatccaggtatGGTCTTTTAGGGCTTATTTCTACTTTAATATC containing:
- the NUDT16L1 gene encoding tudor-interacting repair regulator protein isoform X1, translating into MAAMGAMAAMGALPAMGALPPLPTLGVPGVPELKPLTRYEAMRLGPGWSHSCHAMLYAPNPGMLFGRIPLRYAVLMQMRFDGLLGFPGGFVDRRYWSLEDGLNRVLGLGLGCVRLTEADYLCSHLTEGPHRVVAHFYARQLTLEELHTIEISAVHSRDHGLEVMGMVRVPLYTQKDRMGGLPNFLGNSFVGTAKFQLLFALKILNMVPEEKLAEAVAATQKPKKPAIDQAAAVTGNPPATKPSNELAMPAKTGNELAERAENQAAAQAAAEQAVAGLQSHVVAEQLVAVPVAEAVEQPAGLGADAVAEQPVAEPME
- the NAA60 gene encoding N-alpha-acetyltransferase 60, with the protein product MTEEVPPTALTDVNLRLLCHDDIDTVKQLCGDWFPIEYPDSWYRDITSNKKFFSLAATYRGSIVGMIVAEIKSRTKVHKEDGDILASNFPVDTQVAYILSLGVVKEFRKHGIGSLLLESLKDHISTTAQDHCKAIYLHVLTTNNTAINFYENRDFKQHHYLPYYYSIRGVLKDGFTYVLYINGGHPPWTIFDYLQHIGSTLASLSPCSIPQRIYRQAQSLLCSLLPWSGISAKSGIEYSRTM
- the NUDT16L1 gene encoding tudor-interacting repair regulator protein isoform X2, translating into MAAMGAMAAMGALPAMGALPPLPTLGVPGVPELKPLTRYEAMRLGPGWSHSCHAMLYAPNPGMLFGRIPLRYAVLVMGMVRVPLYTQKDRMGGLPNFLGNSFVGTAKFQLLFALKILNMVPEEKLAEAVAATQKPKKPAIDQAAAVTGNPPATKPSNELAMPAKTGNELAERAENQAAAQAAAEQAVAGLQSHVVAEQLVAVPVAEAVEQPAGLGADAVAEQPVAEPME